AGGTGAGAATAAAATTATCTATTGTCCGCGTGGAAGGAAAAACATCATAACCCCAAACGGTCTGCAGGATCTGCTTCCTCGAAACCACTTCATTTTTTCGCTCAATAAGCAGCTTCAGCAAAGCGGCTTCCCGTTTGGTAAGCTGAATGGGTTTCTTGCTTTTTCCTTTAGCGGTAAAGGTGGTGAAATCAATTTCATTGTCGCCAAACCGGAAGATGTGCGTCTGCTTTTCATTCACCGTTCCTTTCATGCTGTGGCGGATCAGCCGTTTAGCTCTCAGCAGCAACTCTTCCAGGTTAAATGGCTTGGTGAGATAATCATCGGCACCCATTTTCAGTCCCATCACCTTGTCTTCACTGGTATCTTTAGCGGTGAGAAAAAGTATCGGTAATTCACTGTTGGTAACCCTGATGGTCTGGCATACCTGGTAGCCATCCAGTTCAGGCAACATGATGTCAAGTATCACGAGGTTAAAACGTTCCTCACTGAATTTCTTCAATGCCTGCGGGCCGGTTATCGCCACGGTTACTTCATATCCTTCCATCTCAAGATTCAGTTTGATGGCTTCGAGCAGGTTTTCTTCATCTTCTACCAGTAAAATTCTCGGCAGGGCAAGATTCTGAAATTCTGCAGCCGGAGCGGAAGGCGTGTTTGATGATGACATAATGCAAATAGTTTAAAAATCTGAAACAGTTATGAATCAAATATCCGGTCAGGTGAACTTTGGCAACTCCACAACAAAAACAGCACCTGCGGGTTTATTGTCCCGCACCGAAACCTTGCCTTTATGTAAAGCAAGAATGCGGTCCACAATGTAAAGTCCGAGTCCGGTTCCCTTGGTTTTACGGGTTTCTTCCTGTCCAACGCGGTAAAATTTGTCAAAAACTTTTTTCTTTTCCCTATCCGGAATACCGTAGCCTTGATCTGCAACGGAGATGCGTACTTGCTTATCATCCTCTGTTACTTCGGCACAGATGACAGTGCCGGCAGGAGAATATTTCATGGCATTCTCCAGCAGGTTGGTCACCACACTCGTGAGTCCCATCCGGTCGCCCATCACCATCACTCCTTGCTTTATTCCGGTCTCGAATGAATGTTGACCGGCAGCCACTTCTTTTGCCTTATCGACGGCCGTTTGCACGATCTCACTGATATCACATTCTGCTTTCCCGATCTGAAAGGTATGATCCTCAATTTTTGCAGCCAGTAAAATGTTTTCCACGAGGCCTTGCAGCCGGTCCATGTCATGTATCGAATTAGTCAGCAGCAGTTCTTCCTTTTCCCTCGGAAGGGATGCATGCTTCAGCATGGTTTGCAGTGCAATCCTGGAAGATGCAATGGGTGAACGCAATTCATGGGTGATGGACAACAGGAAATTCTTTTGCAACCGGTTCACCCTGTATTCGCGTTGCAGGCTTTGATTGGTTTTTATGGTCACCACGAGCAGGATGATGAGAAAAACGGATCCTTCTCCCAATATCATGATAATCTTACGCCGGTACTCACGATCAATACGGTTGAGCTCTTCCGTATTGTCGAGCTGGTCAGGCGATTTGTGCTGATAGATGAAATTGAGCTGAGTCAGTTCCTTCTTTTCATTGTATGCTTCTGCACTGATACGAAATAAAAAAAGTATCCACCAGGTGAAGGAGGCGAAAATATACAGTACCAGCAGGTAAAAGATGAGCAAGGGCCTACTACGCATTCAATAACGGATTAAGACAAGTGTGAATTTACGTTCAAATTATTGCGTTGCCTGAAACTTACCGATCAGTCAGCTGCATGCGGTGATTGAAACAAAGATAAGGCCTATGCGGTTCGTACTCTATTAAATTCAAAACTGCCCGTCGCTTTCGCTTATTGCTGATCCATCATTTCCATCGCCGGTGATTTCAAACTTTATTACTTTCAACCCACCAGCTGATATGAAAAAAGAACACCGGCAGAAAAACATCCCATCCAAAAAGCAAGCGGCTGCCCCTGCGGGTAACCGGCTTCCATTACTGATAACAGCGACGGTAATTGCCATCATCACTTATCTCAGCTACGCGCCATCACTGAATGCCTCCTTTACGAACTGGGATGATGACACTTATGTTACGGCGAACACTATTATTACGGCAAAATCTGTTGACTGGAAGGCCCTCTTCACACAACCGGTTGCATTGAACTATCATCCGGTCACCATGCTCTCGCTTGCTTTGAATTACCAGGCTGCCGGCATGAAACCAGGTCCTTATCATGCCACCAACCTGCTGCTGCACATCATCAACAGTATTTTATGGTTTCTGTTCTTTTATTACTTATCAGGAAAAAAATTAATCACCGCTGCACTGGCAGGACTTCTGTCCGCCCTGCATCCGATGCACGTGGAATCCGTTGCCTGGATAGCAGAACGGAAAGACGTGCTCTATGTTTGTTTCCTGCTCTTATCGTTGCTGGCGTATTTACGGTATCGAACACTGAATCAAAACAGCTGGCTCATCTCCTGTTTTCTCCTGTTCGTGCTCGCATGCCTGTCAAAGGCCATGGCCGTAGTGCTGCCCGTGCTGCTGATACTGGTTGATTATTTTCAGCAACGCAAGTTAGACCGCAGGGCCTGGATGGAAAAAATTCCGTTTCTGCTCGTTTCACTTTTGTTTGGTGTTATCGCTTTAAGTATACAGGCAGGATCAGCAAATGAAACGGTGGCTGCATACACGCTGCTACAACGGTTCGTATTCGGTTGTTATGGCTTACTGCTTTACCTTATCAAATTCATATTCCCGTTCAGCCTTTCCGCTTTTTAC
The DNA window shown above is from Chitinophagales bacterium and carries:
- a CDS encoding GHKL domain-containing protein translates to MRSRPLLIFYLLVLYIFASFTWWILFLFRISAEAYNEKKELTQLNFIYQHKSPDQLDNTEELNRIDREYRRKIIMILGEGSVFLIILLVVTIKTNQSLQREYRVNRLQKNFLLSITHELRSPIASSRIALQTMLKHASLPREKEELLLTNSIHDMDRLQGLVENILLAAKIEDHTFQIGKAECDISEIVQTAVDKAKEVAAGQHSFETGIKQGVMVMGDRMGLTSVVTNLLENAMKYSPAGTVICAEVTEDDKQVRISVADQGYGIPDREKKKVFDKFYRVGQEETRKTKGTGLGLYIVDRILALHKGKVSVRDNKPAGAVFVVELPKFT
- a CDS encoding response regulator transcription factor, with the translated sequence MSSSNTPSAPAAEFQNLALPRILLVEDEENLLEAIKLNLEMEGYEVTVAITGPQALKKFSEERFNLVILDIMLPELDGYQVCQTIRVTNSELPILFLTAKDTSEDKVMGLKMGADDYLTKPFNLEELLLRAKRLIRHSMKGTVNEKQTHIFRFGDNEIDFTTFTAKGKSKKPIQLTKREAALLKLLIERKNEVVSRKQILQTVWGYDVFPSTRTIDNFILTFRKYFEKDSRNPVYFHSIRGVGYKFTDR